From Antennarius striatus isolate MH-2024 chromosome 14, ASM4005453v1, whole genome shotgun sequence, the proteins below share one genomic window:
- the cdca7b gene encoding cell division cycle-associated 7-like protein yields MTLTSKALCFKSKFITAELAHLFSQSDSEEEFEGFSDDENEDDSSWIKTKTVDSEEDSDMETCVYSDGEDASPSKRGSLLVALRFPVKRLSAPKLEPQERNVKKPAKRAQPSQRGKQRMKQEEEEVEEEEEVISHSLSKRDKNIKENKAMLAKLFADLTAVADLTLPNTPQKKKRSPVKAMPRKRKFESAMGSERRNPSRKARPPENFGVEEKPEPVTCKSPRTIDIRRLTELDEDHVHAMTRKRRSHSVRKSQYDVRSVDEITKEDLDNIAYRSKDKIWDKENGSSCHQCRQKTLDTKTVCRSGHCVGVKGQFCGPCLKNRYGEDVRTVLLDPNWSCPICREMCNCSLCRKKEGRCATGILVGLARYNGHDNVHEYLESIQKQLL; encoded by the exons GCCCTATGCTTCAAATCCAAGTTTATCACTGCAGAGCTGGCTCATCtgttcagtcagtcagacagcgAGGAGGAGTTTGAAGGATTCAGCGACGATGAGAACGAAGATGACAGCAGTTGGATAAAAACCAAG ACGGTGGATTCAGAGGAGGACAGTGACATGGAAACATGTGTCTACTCCGACGGTGAGGATGCCTCACCATCGAAGAGAGGGAGTCTTTTAGTAGCTCTGAG GTTTCCAGTCAAAAGACTGTCTGCCCCCAAACTGGAACCGCAAGAGAGAAATGTCAAAAAGCCAGCTAAAAGAGCTCAGCCTTCCCAGAGAGGAAAGCAGAGgatgaagcaggaggaggaggaggtggaggaggaggaagaagtcaTTTCTCATAGCCTCAGTAAACGAGACAAgaatattaaagaaaacaaggccatg CTGGCGAAGCTATTTGCTGATTTGACTGCCGTGGCTGACCTGACTCTGCCCAACACCCCTCAA aaaaagaaacgGTCGCCAGTGAAGGCGATGCCACGGAAACGCAAGTTTGAATCAGCAATGGGTTCCGAGAGAAGAAACCCGTCCCGTAAAGCTCGTCCTCCCGAGAACTTTGGGGTGGAGGAAAAGCCAGAACCAGTCACCTGTAAAAGCCCCAGAACTATAGACATCAGGAGACTCACTGAG TTGGATGAGGACCATGTTCACGCGATGACGAGAAAGAGGAGAAGTCACAGCGTCAGAAAGAGCCAGTATGACGTGCGATCGGTGGATGAGATCACCAAAGAAGACCTGGACAACATAGCCTACCGGAGCAAAGACAAGATCTGGGACAAGGAGAAC ggAAGCTCATGCCACCAGTGCAGACAGAAGACTCTCGACACCAAGACTGTGTGTCGCAGCGGGCACTGTGTGGGGGTCAAGGGTCAGTTCTGCGGACCGTGCCTTAAGAACCGCTACGGAGAGGACGTTCGCACCGTCCTGCTTGATCCG AACTGGTCGTGTCCCATCTGCCGCGAGATGTGCAACTGCAGTTTGTGTCGCAAAAAGGAGGGCCGCTGCGCGACTGGCATCCTGGTGGGATTGGCCCGCTACAACGGCCACGACAACGTCCACGAGTACCTGGAGAG CATTCAGAAGCAACTGTTGTAA